One Triticum dicoccoides isolate Atlit2015 ecotype Zavitan chromosome 5B, WEW_v2.0, whole genome shotgun sequence genomic window carries:
- the LOC119312780 gene encoding patatin-like protein 2, giving the protein MASSSSSAGGDTVSKLVTILSIDGGGVRGIIPATVLAFLEKELQKLDGPDVRIADYFDVVAGTSTGGLLTVMLTAPDKDGRPLFDAKDLAKFYIDESPKIFPQKDSIFSKIGTALGMVTGPKYNDKYLQSLLRRHLGETKLDGALTSVVIPAFDIAHLQPTIFSSFQLKNQPAKNALLSDIAIGTSAAPTFFPAHYFETEDGKGGTRPFNLIDGGVAANNPTLCAMSHVAEDIIVAGNGDLLGKSYMVISIGCGTSSNPKGKYSAKDTAKWGILNWILKGGTVPILDMFNAASGDMVDIHLSVLSAALGSSHQYLRIQYDQLSGSAGSIDDCSKANLDKLVEIGNELLGKKVSQVDLETGRNVEVPDEGTNAEQLAKFAKQLSHERRRRHNELATAQT; this is encoded by the exons ATGGCAAGTAGTAGTTCTTCTGCAGGAGGTGACACGGTGAGTAAGCTGGTGACCATCCTGAGCATCGATGGCGGCGGCGTGAGAGGGATCATCCCGGCCACCGTCCTCGCCTTCCTTGAGAAGGAGCTTCAG AAACTGGATGGGCCGGATGTTAGGATTGCGGATTACTTCGACGTGGTCGCCGGCACCAGCACCGGTGGCCTCTTGACGGTGATGCTCACGGCGCCGGACAAGGATGGACGGCCGCTGTTCGATGCCAAGGATCTGGCAAAGTTCTACATCGACGAGTCGCCCAAAATCTTCCCACAGAA GGACTCAATCTTCTCCAAGATCGGCACAGCTCTGGGGATGGTGACCGGGCCCAAGTACAACGACAAGTACCTTCAGTCGCTCCTCCGTCGGCACCTCGGCGAAACGAAGCTGGACGGAGCTCTCACCAGCGTGGTGATCCCGGCCTTCGATATCGCCCACTTGCAACCCACCATCTTCTCCAGCTTCCAG TTGAAGAACCAGCCAGCAAAGAACGCGCTCCTGTCAGACATCGCCATCGGCACCTCCGCCgcacccaccttcttcccggcgcattactttgagaccgaagatggcaaggGCGGCACAAGGCCCTTcaacctcatcgacggtggcgtggcCGCCAACAACCCT ACACTATGCGCGATGAGCCATGTGGCGGAGGACATCATCGTGGCTGGGAACGGTGACTTGCTCGGGAAGTCATACATGGTCATCTCCATCGGCTGCGGGACGTCTTCGAATCCAAAAGGCAAGTATAGTGCTAAGGACACTGCCAAGTGGGGCATCCTGAACTGGATCCTCAAGGGCGGCACCGTCCCGATCCTCGACATGTTCAATGCAGCTAGCGGCGACATGGTCGACATCCACCTCTCTGTCCTCTCCGCCGCCCTCGGCTCCTCCCATCAATACCTGCGTATCCAG TATGATCAACTGAGCGGAAGCGCGGGCTCGATCGACGACTGCTCCAAAGCTAACTTGGATAAGCTGGTGGAGATTGGGAATGAGCTTCTCGGAAAGAAGGTATCTCAGGTGGACCTAGAGACAGGCCGGAATGTGGAGGTACCCGATGAGGGTACCAACGCGGAGCAACTAGCCAAGTTTGCAAAGCAGCTCTCCCATGAGAGGCGTCGCCGTCACAACGAACTAGCAACTGCACAGACCTAG
- the LOC119312781 gene encoding patatin-like protein 2 isoform X1, whose translation MAGGSSAAEGDKAKVVTILSIDGGGVRGIIPATVLAFLEKELQKLDGPDARIADYFDVVAGTSTGGLLTVMLAAPDKDGRPLFDAKDLAKFYIDESPKIFPQNCRGSIFSKIGSALALATGPKYDGKYLHSLLRQHLGDTKLDGALTHVVIPAFDIAYLQPTIFSSFQLENQPAKNALLSDIAIGTSAAPTFFPAHYFETNDGKGGTRAFNLIDGAVAANNPTLLAMNQVAEHMVLAGQQPAGKSYIVISIGCGTSSLPKLKYSAKDAAKWGILSWLIKDGSVPILDMFNAGSADMVDFHLSVLSAVLGSSHQYLRIQYDKLSGSAGSIDDCSKANLDKLVKIGEELLSEKVSGVDLETGRNVEVPGGGTNAEELAKYARQLSDERRRRRNN comes from the exons ATGGCCGGTGGTAGTTCTGCTGCAGAAGGTGACAAGGCGAAGGTGGTGACCATCCTGAGCATCGACGGCGGCGGCGTGAGAGGGATCATCCCGGCCACCGTCCTCGCCTTCCTCGAAAAGGAGCTCCAG AAACTGGACGGGCCGGATGCTAGGATCGCGGACTACTTCGATGTCGTCGCCGGCACGAGCACGGGCGGCCTCTTGACGGTGATGCTCGCGGCGCCGGACAAGGATGGGCGGCCGCTGTTCGACGCCAAGGATCTGGCCAAGTTCTACATCGACGAGTCGCCCAAGATCTTCCCTCAGAA CTGCAGGGGCTCCATCTTCTCCAAGATCGGCTCGGCTCTGGCTCTGGCGACGGGGCCCAAGTACGACGGCAAGTACCTCCATTCGCTGCTCCGTCAGCACCTCGGCGACACCAAGCTGGACGGGGCTCTGACCCATGTGGTCATCCCGGCATTCGATATCGCGTACCTGCAACCCACCATCTTCTCCAGCTTCCAG TTGGAGAACCAGCCCGCCAAGAACGCGCTCCTGTCGGACATCGCCATCGGCACCTCCGCCgcacccaccttcttcccggcgcaCTACTTCGAGACCAACGACGGCAAGGGCGGCACGAGGGCCTTCAACCTCATCGACGGCGCCGTGGCCGCCAACAACCCT ACTCTATTGGCGATGAACCAGGTGGCGGAGCACATGGTCCTCGCCGGGCAGCAGCCGGCGGGCAAGTCATACATAGTCATCTCCATCGGCTGTGGGACATCATCGCTCCCAAAACTCAAGTACAGCGCCAAGGATGCCGCCAAGTGGGGCATCTTGAGCTGGCTCATCAAGGACGGCTCCGTCCCCATCCTCGACATGTTCAACGCCGGTAGCGCCGACATGGTCGACTTCCACCTCTCCGTCCTCTCCGCCGTCCTCGGCTCCTCCCACCAGTACCTGCGCATCCAG TATGATAAACTGAGCGGGAGCGCCGGCTCGATCGACGACTGCTCCAAGGCCAACTTGGATAAGTTGGTGAAGATTGGTGAAGAGCTGCTCAGCGAGAAGGTGTCCGGGGTGGACCTGGAGACCGGCCGGAATGTGGAGGTGCCCGGCGGGGGCACCAAcgcggaggagctagccaagtatgCAAGGCAGCTCTCCGACGAGCGGCGCAGACGCCGCAACAATTAA
- the LOC119312781 gene encoding patatin-like protein 2 isoform X2, whose amino-acid sequence MAGGSSAAEGDKAKVVTILSIDGGGVRGIIPATVLAFLEKELQKLDGPDARIADYFDVVAGTSTGGLLTVMLAAPDKDGRPLFDAKDLAKFYIDESPKIFPQKGSIFSKIGSALALATGPKYDGKYLHSLLRQHLGDTKLDGALTHVVIPAFDIAYLQPTIFSSFQLENQPAKNALLSDIAIGTSAAPTFFPAHYFETNDGKGGTRAFNLIDGAVAANNPTLLAMNQVAEHMVLAGQQPAGKSYIVISIGCGTSSLPKLKYSAKDAAKWGILSWLIKDGSVPILDMFNAGSADMVDFHLSVLSAVLGSSHQYLRIQYDKLSGSAGSIDDCSKANLDKLVKIGEELLSEKVSGVDLETGRNVEVPGGGTNAEELAKYARQLSDERRRRRNN is encoded by the exons ATGGCCGGTGGTAGTTCTGCTGCAGAAGGTGACAAGGCGAAGGTGGTGACCATCCTGAGCATCGACGGCGGCGGCGTGAGAGGGATCATCCCGGCCACCGTCCTCGCCTTCCTCGAAAAGGAGCTCCAG AAACTGGACGGGCCGGATGCTAGGATCGCGGACTACTTCGATGTCGTCGCCGGCACGAGCACGGGCGGCCTCTTGACGGTGATGCTCGCGGCGCCGGACAAGGATGGGCGGCCGCTGTTCGACGCCAAGGATCTGGCCAAGTTCTACATCGACGAGTCGCCCAAGATCTTCCCTCAGAA GGGCTCCATCTTCTCCAAGATCGGCTCGGCTCTGGCTCTGGCGACGGGGCCCAAGTACGACGGCAAGTACCTCCATTCGCTGCTCCGTCAGCACCTCGGCGACACCAAGCTGGACGGGGCTCTGACCCATGTGGTCATCCCGGCATTCGATATCGCGTACCTGCAACCCACCATCTTCTCCAGCTTCCAG TTGGAGAACCAGCCCGCCAAGAACGCGCTCCTGTCGGACATCGCCATCGGCACCTCCGCCgcacccaccttcttcccggcgcaCTACTTCGAGACCAACGACGGCAAGGGCGGCACGAGGGCCTTCAACCTCATCGACGGCGCCGTGGCCGCCAACAACCCT ACTCTATTGGCGATGAACCAGGTGGCGGAGCACATGGTCCTCGCCGGGCAGCAGCCGGCGGGCAAGTCATACATAGTCATCTCCATCGGCTGTGGGACATCATCGCTCCCAAAACTCAAGTACAGCGCCAAGGATGCCGCCAAGTGGGGCATCTTGAGCTGGCTCATCAAGGACGGCTCCGTCCCCATCCTCGACATGTTCAACGCCGGTAGCGCCGACATGGTCGACTTCCACCTCTCCGTCCTCTCCGCCGTCCTCGGCTCCTCCCACCAGTACCTGCGCATCCAG TATGATAAACTGAGCGGGAGCGCCGGCTCGATCGACGACTGCTCCAAGGCCAACTTGGATAAGTTGGTGAAGATTGGTGAAGAGCTGCTCAGCGAGAAGGTGTCCGGGGTGGACCTGGAGACCGGCCGGAATGTGGAGGTGCCCGGCGGGGGCACCAAcgcggaggagctagccaagtatgCAAGGCAGCTCTCCGACGAGCGGCGCAGACGCCGCAACAATTAA